A DNA window from Paenibacillus andongensis contains the following coding sequences:
- a CDS encoding dynamin family protein, protein MERRTDHKERNGRMTQMVDRSISVMPDAIRNMQVNLQAKGDYDNASKLGQLLDKIDAGRMNIAFCGHFSAGKSTLINQLCGHALLPSSPIPTSANIVSIRNGSPGAHVTHRVKDGSVNNMGEQKTIALEELEAYCVNGTDIETVEITYPIPFLGNQTALLDTPGIDSTDDAHHQSTESALHLADVVFYVMDYNHVQSEVNLAFTKKMKEWGKPLYLVVNMIDKHKEWELPFAQYQEGTKQAFLSWGIEPDDLLFVTMKEPSHPHNEYAKLQWLLSRLIERGDDLRSFSIDASARYLAAEHGKWLADQHEPQKAVLMEQISQEGDVQEVQAQAAAKQEELAAVNGRPEALTAALRKEVGMIIENANITPALTRDQAHAYLESRKPGFKVGFFSRAAQTALETEKRLGAFQADLAEQVEAQLDWHLRDALKKAAQEQGEYDPSLIAEIEALKVDVTTQWLAAQVNAGATFGGEYTLNFMKQVSSDIKQQYRKQAFAVIDLLAAAVREGGAQAADALAAELEALGMRLSAWRELQHLEEAEAEAEAQLLRMASWPRPAAPALPAAQQYTAMEEPAAAPLSGGLHVTSMGTILQAAAMASAAAGIAAAPVEAAASAPTAFTSGEHGRRMERKAADLQAASSLIEGLPSMRSIARSMREKSERLRQRTFTIALFGAFSAGKSSFANALIGERVLPVSPNPTTAAINKIMPPQEGWPHGTAKVKMKKTDAILQDVLYSLDILGVQATDMASALKRISALSPADVTAKGKPHYSFLKAVEKGWALAQDHLGTELKITKDEFPSYVADESKSCFVEFIELYYSNPLTEQGIIFVDTPGADSINARHTGVAFNYIKNADAILFVTYYNHAFSQADREFLLQLGRVKDSFEMDKMFFIVNAADLAASSEELNGVIKHVETNLLQHGIRNPRIYPISSYLAAEGKITGNETLVTQSGIQPFEQDFVKFTFNELSDVAIHAANLELNRAIATMQQWLERAQTGEEERKLQLTKLGQAEDAGTELLENTLYDAELKELKKEIQELLYYVKQRTMYRFGELYNYAFNPSTFRDDARDPKQALQSAWGELLRMIGYDLSQEVLATTLRVENRMNLISNSRVKRWEEQLGELMEGFESGTYESNKFVTPEITSKLDVPDVTLKLLQSHFKNAKQFFEGDGKSKLRSDLENRMNMPVAEFIEQQTVELEQAYANQLENWLAAQKNLMLQQLNEHAEGLRDALEMKIDLNELISKQHQLKGFV, encoded by the coding sequence TTGGAGAGAAGAACGGATCATAAGGAGCGGAATGGACGAATGACGCAAATGGTGGATAGAAGCATCTCGGTCATGCCGGATGCGATCAGGAACATGCAAGTTAATCTGCAAGCAAAAGGGGATTACGACAATGCAAGCAAGCTGGGTCAGCTGCTTGACAAAATAGACGCAGGACGGATGAATATAGCGTTCTGCGGCCATTTCTCAGCGGGGAAATCCACGCTGATTAATCAGCTCTGTGGGCACGCCTTATTGCCTTCAAGCCCAATTCCTACAAGTGCAAACATCGTGAGTATTCGCAATGGATCACCCGGTGCTCATGTTACGCATCGCGTGAAGGATGGCAGCGTAAACAATATGGGAGAACAGAAGACAATTGCGCTTGAAGAATTAGAAGCGTATTGCGTCAATGGTACTGATATTGAAACGGTAGAGATTACGTATCCGATTCCATTTCTGGGTAATCAAACGGCGCTGCTTGATACGCCTGGAATTGATTCTACGGATGATGCCCATCATCAATCTACGGAGTCGGCCTTACATCTAGCCGATGTCGTTTTCTATGTGATGGATTACAATCATGTTCAATCGGAGGTCAATCTCGCGTTCACGAAAAAGATGAAGGAATGGGGGAAGCCGCTCTATCTGGTTGTAAATATGATTGATAAGCACAAGGAATGGGAGCTTCCTTTTGCACAGTATCAGGAGGGGACGAAACAAGCTTTTCTAAGCTGGGGCATCGAGCCGGATGATTTGCTGTTCGTTACCATGAAGGAGCCGAGCCATCCGCATAATGAGTATGCGAAGCTTCAATGGCTCCTAAGCCGTTTGATTGAGCGCGGGGATGATCTGCGAAGCTTCAGCATCGACGCATCCGCGCGTTATCTTGCAGCGGAGCACGGCAAATGGTTGGCTGATCAGCATGAGCCGCAGAAAGCGGTGCTTATGGAGCAAATCAGCCAGGAAGGTGACGTGCAGGAGGTTCAAGCGCAAGCTGCCGCGAAGCAGGAAGAGCTTGCAGCGGTGAATGGACGGCCGGAAGCGTTAACGGCGGCGCTCCGTAAGGAAGTTGGCATGATTATTGAGAATGCCAATATAACACCAGCCTTGACCAGGGATCAGGCTCATGCGTATTTGGAGAGCCGTAAGCCCGGGTTCAAGGTCGGCTTTTTCTCCAGAGCTGCGCAAACAGCACTAGAGACGGAGAAACGCCTTGGCGCGTTTCAAGCAGATTTGGCTGAGCAGGTAGAAGCGCAGCTGGATTGGCATCTGAGGGATGCTTTGAAAAAGGCTGCTCAGGAGCAAGGCGAGTACGATCCTTCGTTGATAGCAGAGATCGAAGCATTGAAGGTTGATGTGACGACGCAATGGCTGGCAGCACAAGTGAATGCTGGCGCAACCTTCGGCGGCGAATATACGCTCAACTTCATGAAGCAGGTGTCATCTGATATTAAACAGCAGTACCGCAAACAGGCTTTTGCGGTGATTGATCTGCTCGCGGCTGCAGTCCGCGAAGGGGGGGCGCAAGCGGCTGACGCGCTTGCGGCAGAGCTCGAAGCGCTGGGCATGCGCCTCAGCGCTTGGCGGGAACTGCAGCACCTCGAGGAAGCCGAGGCGGAGGCAGAGGCCCAGCTGCTGCGCATGGCCAGCTGGCCTAGACCGGCTGCGCCGGCACTGCCGGCTGCGCAGCAGTATACAGCCATGGAGGAGCCGGCAGCCGCCCCGCTGAGCGGGGGGCTTCACGTGACCTCCATGGGCACGATCCTGCAGGCCGCTGCTATGGCATCGGCGGCCGCAGGCATTGCAGCTGCCCCTGTTGAGGCAGCTGCCTCAGCGCCTACCGCGTTCACCTCGGGTGAACACGGTAGGCGCATGGAGCGCAAGGCCGCCGACTTGCAGGCGGCCTCAAGCCTCATCGAGGGCCTGCCGTCGATGAGGTCGATCGCGCGCTCCATGCGTGAGAAATCGGAACGTCTGCGGCAGCGGACGTTCACGATCGCTCTGTTCGGCGCCTTCAGCGCCGGCAAATCCTCTTTTGCCAATGCGTTGATTGGCGAAAGAGTGCTGCCGGTTTCGCCGAACCCTACGACGGCGGCGATCAATAAGATTATGCCGCCGCAGGAAGGTTGGCCGCATGGCACAGCCAAGGTCAAGATGAAGAAGACGGACGCGATTCTGCAGGACGTTCTCTATTCTTTGGACATACTCGGCGTACAGGCGACAGACATGGCTTCTGCCCTTAAACGCATAAGCGCACTTTCTCCAGCGGACGTTACGGCCAAAGGGAAGCCGCACTATTCCTTCCTGAAGGCAGTAGAGAAAGGCTGGGCGTTAGCACAAGATCATTTAGGCACAGAACTAAAAATCACCAAAGATGAGTTCCCAAGCTATGTCGCAGACGAATCTAAGTCCTGTTTTGTTGAATTTATCGAATTATATTATTCCAATCCATTGACGGAACAAGGCATTATATTCGTTGATACACCAGGGGCCGATTCCATTAATGCCCGCCATACCGGTGTAGCTTTTAACTATATTAAAAATGCGGATGCTATTCTTTTCGTTACTTATTACAATCATGCTTTCTCACAGGCAGACCGTGAATTCCTGTTGCAGCTCGGTCGGGTGAAGGACAGCTTTGAGATGGATAAAATGTTCTTTATTGTCAATGCTGCTGATCTTGCCGCTAGTTCGGAAGAATTAAATGGCGTCATTAAACATGTGGAAACGAATTTGCTGCAGCACGGCATTCGAAATCCGCGTATTTATCCAATATCCAGTTATTTGGCAGCAGAGGGCAAAATAACTGGAAACGAAACGCTGGTTACCCAATCTGGCATTCAGCCGTTTGAGCAAGATTTTGTGAAGTTTACGTTTAATGAGCTTAGCGATGTCGCCATCCATGCTGCTAATTTGGAGCTGAATCGCGCCATTGCTACCATGCAGCAATGGCTGGAGCGCGCGCAGACTGGGGAAGAAGAGCGTAAGCTTCAATTAACCAAGCTTGGTCAGGCAGAGGATGCCGGAACTGAGCTTCTGGAAAATACGCTGTATGACGCGGAGCTCAAAGAATTAAAGAAAGAAATTCAGGAGCTATTGTACTACGTCAAGCAGCGCACGATGTACCGCTTCGGTGAATTATACAATTATGCGTTTAATCCTTCGACCTTTAGGGATGATGCCAGAGATCCAAAGCAAGCTCTGCAATCCGCTTGGGGTGAGCTGCTGCGAATGATTGGCTACGATTTATCCCAGGAGGTGTTGGCCACAACGCTCAGGGTTGAAAATCGCATGAATTTGATTAGCAATAGCCGTGTAAAGCGCTGGGAAGAGCAGCTTGGTGAGTTGATGGAAGGATTCGAAAGTGGAACGTATGAATCAAATAAATTCGTGACACCAGAAATTACGTCTAAACTAGATGTTCCAGATGTAACCTTGAAGCTGCTCCAAAGTCATTTCAAAAATGCGAAGCAATTTTTCGAAGGCGATGGTAAAAGCAAGCTCAGGTCAGACTTGGAAAATCGGATGAACATGCCGGTTGCCGAATTTATCGAGCAGCAAACCGTGGAGCTTGAACAAGCTTATGCGAATCAGTTGGAAAATTGGCTAGCAGCACAGAAAAATCTGATGCTGCAGCAGTTGAATGAACATGCTGAAGGGCTTCGCGATGCTCTCGAAATGAAGATTGATTTGAACGAACTTATATCCAAACAGCATCAATTAAAGGGTTTTGTTTAA
- a CDS encoding NAD/NADP transhydrogenase alpha subunit: protein MKCIAVYTNSFELFSDIYEQVINTPLADNEEKVIEGVTVSESGEVPQNYIDKMKTKSEVVVMKVKDSDITILQHRDVFEIFLPEKENAVMS from the coding sequence ATGAAATGCATCGCCGTATACACCAATAGTTTTGAACTGTTCTCCGATATTTATGAGCAAGTGATTAACACGCCCCTAGCCGATAATGAGGAAAAAGTCATTGAAGGTGTAACAGTCAGTGAATCCGGTGAAGTTCCTCAGAATTACATAGACAAGATGAAAACGAAATCCGAAGTCGTTGTTATGAAAGTAAAAGACTCCGACATTACGATTCTGCAGCATCGCGATGTCTTTGAGATTTTCTTGCCGGAAAAAGAAAATGCAGTAATGTCCTAA
- the nth gene encoding endonuclease III, with protein sequence MTQKLVRHILDTIGELFPDAHCELRHSNPFELTIAVLLSAQCTDETVNKVTLDLFQKYKRPEDYLAVPLSELEQDIRRIGLFRNKASNIQKLCQLLLDKFEGEIPEKHEHLVELPGVGRKTANVVVSNAFGVPAIAVDTHVERVSKRLGLVGWDDSVLEVEKKLMKKVPREEWTQTHHRLIFFGRYHCKAQNPQCAICPLLGNCREGKKRMKPSATRKTITNK encoded by the coding sequence ATGACACAGAAGTTAGTAAGACATATTTTGGATACAATCGGTGAGCTCTTTCCGGATGCACATTGCGAGCTGCGCCACAGTAATCCGTTTGAATTAACGATTGCTGTACTATTATCGGCTCAATGCACCGATGAAACCGTGAATAAGGTGACATTGGATTTATTTCAGAAATATAAGCGTCCTGAAGATTACTTGGCCGTTCCACTTTCGGAACTGGAGCAAGACATTCGACGGATTGGATTATTTCGAAATAAGGCAAGCAATATTCAAAAATTGTGTCAATTGCTGCTGGACAAGTTTGAAGGCGAAATTCCAGAGAAGCACGAACACTTGGTCGAACTGCCCGGCGTAGGCCGTAAAACGGCAAATGTCGTCGTATCGAACGCTTTCGGGGTACCAGCCATAGCGGTTGACACCCATGTTGAGCGAGTATCCAAAAGACTAGGATTAGTTGGCTGGGACGATTCGGTGCTTGAAGTTGAAAAGAAGCTGATGAAGAAGGTTCCGCGTGAAGAGTGGACTCAAACGCATCATCGTCTTATATTCTTCGGTCGGTATCACTGCAAAGCTCAGAACCCGCAGTGCGCGATATGTCCATTGCTGGGCAATTGCCGTGAGGGTAAGAAACGTATGAAACCAAGTGCAACTAGGAAAACTATTACAAACAAATGA
- a CDS encoding S-layer homology domain-containing protein, with protein MRNKKLASAMVSSLIITSLAGTPVLAAESANTTSTSNVKLSFPDVKSDYWGIRHISKLALEGIIEGYEDGAYRAENSVSQQDVLIMATRMMGLQGEVDTMTTATVFPDFMLVDNYARNYVAIALQKGLISNEEEKVRSQSDKSKDKWGQRKATREWVAEVVIRAIGKSTTAQSLSSTPTAFKDNNDISSTSLGFVNAAVALKVVDGFEDGTFQPKGAVTRAQMAAFLSRSQKELTTLPSRAVKGYMTSLTSGTIGLMDKDGNTSTYKLSPNTVFFGNKNDTAIPAKTLQETFEVSLVQVNGTAYYVEIISDELQLDIHEGKLLKLNMSSLKATLDDYESYDLAPDVAVTDTEGRGLSLGSIVNGSTIELRKSKIVKTDKYTSIIVKQVPVNKTADGAIQTINKDAMQITLLDTVSGQPETYGFSSNLIATLPDNSLVDINSLHVGDSVEYTVKNSEIVKIVIKKQADVGVSVEGTLKALGDDKTFLTITKTAGGALASYVLSDNVQVRINGLATASIYDIAPGDQLKLDVLNNKVTLITVTNRSIENLYFAKIISYDQASKLLTVIDNTGKPHAYILKDTVSISYAGVKLPFANFSSTFTAGKYVDLLVSKDNVTQIQMSSQLDGALTQLNLQTNDITLKTDSGQSLTFKLNYAPQVELANKPNSTLSDLKVGDNVSLLLSFDQGIVTKIVTSKTALYKTILTNVNSKQITVTDEANTSFVLSLDGVPIVKADQSVGSITDIALDDYVKLTFKGLAVVKAELISPVRGKVTAVNAASSSLTVQDFSGKSQVINAGSNYTVKLNGGVAWSFTSIKVGDRVQVMKDANDKMLIQVAVGSKREVDNYNNVVNQFYFKATSSGEKTAYSIFPRAYFHKGTDVVSASSFAAGDQVTLYVLDDKIVEIEK; from the coding sequence ATGAGAAACAAGAAATTAGCAAGTGCAATGGTTAGCTCTTTAATTATTACAAGCCTGGCGGGGACACCCGTTTTGGCTGCTGAGTCAGCAAATACGACATCAACTAGCAATGTAAAGCTCTCTTTCCCTGACGTAAAATCAGACTATTGGGGTATTCGACATATATCCAAGCTTGCTTTGGAAGGCATTATTGAAGGCTACGAGGATGGTGCTTATCGGGCAGAGAACTCGGTTTCGCAGCAAGATGTTCTTATTATGGCAACTCGTATGATGGGGTTGCAAGGCGAAGTAGACACAATGACAACAGCAACGGTGTTTCCCGATTTCATGCTGGTTGATAACTATGCGCGTAATTATGTAGCCATTGCTCTCCAAAAAGGCTTAATTTCCAACGAGGAAGAGAAAGTGAGAAGCCAAAGCGATAAATCCAAAGATAAATGGGGCCAGCGGAAGGCAACAAGAGAATGGGTAGCTGAAGTGGTTATTCGCGCAATTGGTAAGTCTACAACCGCACAAAGCTTATCGTCAACACCGACGGCTTTCAAAGATAATAATGACATTAGCAGCACATCGTTGGGCTTTGTTAATGCAGCAGTTGCTTTGAAAGTTGTTGATGGCTTTGAAGATGGCACGTTCCAACCCAAAGGGGCAGTTACGCGTGCTCAAATGGCCGCTTTTTTAAGTCGTTCCCAAAAAGAGCTAACAACATTGCCTTCACGTGCTGTGAAAGGGTACATGACAAGCTTAACGAGCGGCACTATTGGTCTTATGGATAAAGACGGGAATACGAGTACATATAAACTTTCGCCGAACACAGTTTTCTTTGGGAATAAAAATGATACCGCAATTCCTGCGAAAACTTTGCAAGAAACGTTTGAAGTCTCTCTGGTTCAAGTGAATGGAACAGCCTATTATGTTGAAATCATTAGTGATGAGCTTCAACTGGATATCCATGAAGGTAAATTATTGAAATTGAATATGAGCAGCCTCAAGGCAACATTGGATGATTATGAGAGCTATGATTTAGCACCGGATGTCGCCGTAACTGATACAGAAGGTCGAGGTCTCAGCCTAGGTTCTATTGTGAATGGTAGTACGATCGAATTGCGTAAAAGCAAGATTGTCAAAACCGATAAATATACGTCGATCATAGTTAAACAGGTGCCAGTTAATAAAACAGCAGACGGCGCGATTCAAACGATTAACAAAGATGCCATGCAAATTACGCTGCTTGACACTGTATCAGGGCAGCCTGAGACATATGGTTTCTCAAGCAATTTGATTGCGACTTTACCAGATAACAGCCTCGTAGATATCAATTCACTTCACGTTGGAGATTCGGTCGAGTATACGGTTAAGAACAGTGAAATTGTGAAGATCGTCATTAAAAAGCAAGCGGATGTCGGTGTAAGTGTTGAGGGGACATTGAAAGCACTTGGCGATGACAAAACATTTTTAACGATAACCAAAACAGCTGGCGGAGCATTAGCATCCTATGTTCTAAGCGATAACGTGCAAGTCAGAATTAATGGTTTAGCTACAGCTAGTATTTATGATATTGCTCCTGGTGATCAGCTTAAGCTGGATGTTTTGAACAACAAAGTAACTTTAATTACAGTAACCAACAGATCTATTGAGAACTTATACTTTGCAAAAATCATATCATACGATCAAGCATCAAAATTATTAACCGTAATAGATAATACAGGTAAACCACATGCTTATATTTTAAAAGATACAGTTTCCATTTCATATGCTGGAGTGAAACTTCCTTTTGCAAACTTTAGCAGTACATTTACAGCTGGGAAATATGTAGATTTACTTGTTTCAAAAGATAACGTCACTCAAATTCAAATGTCCTCCCAACTGGATGGCGCATTAACGCAATTAAATTTACAAACGAATGATATTACTTTGAAAACGGACAGCGGTCAAAGCTTGACGTTCAAGCTTAATTACGCTCCACAAGTTGAGCTTGCTAATAAGCCAAACAGCACACTGTCTGATTTAAAAGTTGGGGACAATGTTAGTTTACTTCTAAGCTTCGATCAGGGAATTGTCACGAAAATTGTGACGAGTAAAACAGCACTTTATAAAACAATTTTAACTAATGTGAACAGTAAGCAAATTACCGTGACGGATGAGGCGAACACTTCGTTTGTCCTTTCCCTGGATGGTGTTCCAATCGTCAAAGCGGATCAAAGTGTAGGTTCTATTACAGACATTGCTCTTGATGATTATGTAAAGCTTACGTTCAAAGGTCTAGCTGTTGTAAAAGCAGAACTCATCAGTCCTGTTCGCGGTAAGGTTACAGCTGTGAATGCGGCTAGCTCAAGCTTAACCGTTCAAGATTTTTCAGGTAAAAGTCAAGTAATTAACGCAGGCAGCAATTATACCGTTAAACTTAATGGCGGCGTAGCATGGAGTTTCACTTCCATCAAAGTAGGCGATCGCGTCCAAGTGATGAAAGACGCCAATGACAAGATGCTTATTCAAGTAGCTGTAGGATCTAAGCGGGAAGTGGATAACTACAATAACGTCGTGAACCAATTCTACTTCAAAGCTACAAGTTCCGGAGAAAAAACAGCTTATAGTATTTTCCCAAGAGCCTATTTCCATAAAGGAACAGATGTTGTATCGGCATCATCTTTCGCAGCTGGAGATCAAGTAACTCTTTATGTGTTAGACGATAAAATTGTTGAGATTGAGAAATAA
- a CDS encoding GerMN domain-containing protein → MTKTSRLFYGVVLVSAITLSVTACGQKGQLVGGATPQVTSAPTPTTVVQSPAPTPTATPEPLKQKKVKAFYSDQDEMKLIEKEVTISYKQDADVYEAALNALKKSDDPKAIPLFDDLTFTSTSFDKPKGELKIDLKFGPKTQLGAPGEELFLQALKKTVFQFPDVKNLYVLKNGKQVDSLMGHLELPYPIKRPN, encoded by the coding sequence ATGACCAAAACAAGTCGCCTATTCTATGGGGTGGTTCTTGTAAGTGCCATCACGTTGTCTGTAACTGCCTGCGGTCAGAAAGGTCAGCTCGTCGGTGGAGCAACACCGCAAGTGACGAGTGCACCGACCCCTACAACTGTGGTACAAAGTCCTGCACCAACCCCAACGGCAACACCAGAACCTTTAAAGCAAAAAAAGGTCAAAGCCTTTTACAGTGACCAGGACGAAATGAAACTTATAGAAAAAGAAGTCACAATCAGCTATAAGCAGGACGCAGACGTGTATGAAGCAGCTTTAAACGCACTCAAAAAGAGTGATGATCCTAAAGCTATTCCTTTATTTGATGATCTTACATTCACTAGCACTTCGTTTGATAAACCGAAGGGAGAATTGAAGATTGATCTTAAATTTGGCCCCAAAACGCAATTAGGCGCTCCGGGTGAGGAGTTGTTTTTACAAGCTTTGAAGAAAACTGTGTTTCAATTTCCAGATGTGAAAAATTTATATGTGCTGAAAAACGGCAAACAAGTGGATAGCTTAATGGGGCATCTAGAGCTTCCGTATCCAATTAAAAGACCTAATTAA
- a CDS encoding N-acetylmuramoyl-L-alanine amidase family protein → MLLLPTYAMGAEPPSGIMLYMNEKKLVSNEVQPRIVSGNTIVPVRIIVEEIGAKVSWDEPTRKVTIVKDDMNIQLVIDSKTALIKGKKESLEVAPIIEKGNTMLPLRFIGQLMGIEFKWDSLTSSVHMFKKDDSDSKPVTGPVDVVEDHNQGEVTPPKPPAPGTGTDPGKNIPDPNVHLLTSIVLSEKELAVTAKDGSLVPTMMKLSNPNRIVFDFPNTSLDSSLQKLLVNNAGELPSKHPLVEKVRFSNFSDNPATVRVILDLKGSADYRVQPSKLTNQWTAAIVEHQLTVVIDAGHGDNDPGALSITGKHEKDFTLATAKKVEKLLVQDKRINVLMTRSDDTFIPLDGRVSFANDIQTDLFLSIHGNSAKASVSGTETYYNRPESLAFANVIHKNVVAAAGLPDRKVRQADFRVITKTTMPAVLVEVGYLSNKNDESAMYKEAFQDKVAASIVTAIKEYLNLN, encoded by the coding sequence ATGCTGCTACTCCCTACTTATGCGATGGGAGCCGAACCTCCCAGTGGAATTATGCTTTATATGAATGAAAAAAAGCTGGTGTCTAACGAAGTCCAGCCCCGTATTGTAAGTGGCAATACGATTGTACCTGTAAGAATTATCGTTGAAGAAATTGGTGCAAAGGTGAGTTGGGATGAACCTACACGCAAGGTAACCATCGTCAAAGACGATATGAACATACAATTGGTTATCGACAGTAAAACGGCCCTGATTAAAGGTAAGAAGGAAAGCTTAGAAGTAGCGCCAATTATCGAAAAAGGCAATACAATGCTGCCACTTCGTTTCATTGGTCAACTTATGGGTATTGAATTTAAATGGGACTCTTTAACCTCATCTGTTCATATGTTCAAAAAGGATGATTCCGATTCTAAACCAGTCACAGGACCCGTTGATGTTGTAGAAGACCACAATCAAGGCGAAGTAACACCTCCAAAACCGCCTGCTCCGGGTACAGGCACTGATCCAGGTAAGAATATACCCGATCCGAATGTGCATTTGTTGACTTCGATAGTGCTTTCTGAGAAGGAGTTAGCTGTTACTGCGAAAGACGGTTCTTTAGTTCCGACTATGATGAAATTATCGAACCCGAATCGTATCGTGTTTGACTTCCCTAACACATCTTTAGATTCTTCTCTCCAAAAATTGCTTGTAAATAATGCAGGGGAGCTGCCTTCTAAGCATCCTCTAGTTGAGAAAGTGCGCTTTTCTAACTTTTCTGATAACCCGGCAACGGTGAGAGTTATTTTGGATTTGAAGGGTTCTGCTGACTATCGCGTTCAGCCGTCTAAGCTTACGAATCAATGGACAGCCGCGATAGTGGAGCATCAATTAACCGTGGTGATTGATGCAGGTCACGGTGATAATGATCCTGGAGCATTATCCATAACTGGCAAGCATGAGAAGGATTTTACACTTGCTACAGCGAAGAAGGTAGAGAAGCTACTTGTTCAGGACAAACGTATTAACGTCCTTATGACTCGCTCTGATGATACGTTTATACCACTGGATGGCCGGGTTTCTTTTGCGAACGACATTCAAACAGATCTATTCCTGTCGATTCACGGGAATAGCGCCAAAGCATCGGTATCTGGAACGGAAACGTATTATAACAGACCGGAAAGCTTAGCTTTTGCTAATGTCATCCACAAAAATGTGGTTGCCGCTGCAGGACTTCCTGATCGCAAAGTACGTCAAGCTGATTTCAGGGTCATCACGAAAACGACGATGCCGGCTGTCCTGGTCGAAGTGGGGTATTTGTCCAATAAAAACGATGAATCTGCCATGTACAAGGAAGCTTTTCAAGACAAAGTTGCGGCTTCTATCGTTACTGCCATCAAAGAATACCTGAACCTCAATTAA
- the leuD gene encoding 3-isopropylmalate dehydratase small subunit produces the protein MEAFKQHTGLVGPVDRVNVDTDAIIPKQFLKRIERSGFGQFLFFEWRWDEAGNVIENFPLNQERYQGASVLLSRANFGCGSSREHAPWAIQDFGFRVIIAPSYADIFYNNCFKNSILPIKLSEEQVDDLFARTAKYEGYKLNVDLENNKLTDDYGLSITFDLDEHRRQFLLQGLDDIGLTLQHEDKITAYEQAHQKRLAYK, from the coding sequence ATGGAAGCTTTTAAACAACATACAGGCCTAGTCGGTCCTGTAGATCGCGTGAATGTAGATACAGATGCCATTATTCCTAAGCAATTTCTTAAAAGAATTGAGCGTTCCGGTTTCGGTCAATTCCTCTTCTTCGAATGGAGATGGGATGAAGCGGGCAATGTTATCGAGAACTTCCCATTAAACCAAGAGCGTTATCAAGGAGCATCTGTTCTGCTCTCCAGAGCGAACTTCGGCTGCGGATCTTCCCGTGAGCATGCACCTTGGGCAATTCAAGACTTCGGTTTCCGCGTCATTATTGCACCGTCTTATGCGGATATCTTCTACAACAACTGCTTCAAAAACAGCATTCTGCCAATCAAGCTATCGGAAGAACAAGTGGATGATTTGTTCGCCCGTACAGCGAAATATGAAGGCTACAAGCTGAATGTCGATCTGGAGAACAATAAGTTGACTGACGACTACGGTTTGAGCATCACGTTTGATTTGGATGAGCACCGTCGTCAGTTCCTGCTGCAAGGCTTAGATGACATCGGCTTAACACTTCAACATGAAGATAAAATCACAGCCTACGAGCAAGCTCACCAAAAACGTTTAGCTTATAAATAA